One Malania oleifera isolate guangnan ecotype guangnan chromosome 9, ASM2987363v1, whole genome shotgun sequence DNA segment encodes these proteins:
- the LOC131164138 gene encoding growth-regulating factor 5-like isoform X2 — MMNARNRSPFTAAQWQELEHQALIFKYMESGAPVPPDLIYPSKRSLTLDSSMSSRLFPHQPIGWGCFQMGFGRKTDPEPGRCRRTDGKKWRCSKEAFPDSKYCERHMHRGKNRSRKPVEVMSTTNNPLSISISSFNSNICSSTPTPTPNPNPPPYSLSSLSSSSMASAETQHFHHHPNYQNPPDLYPFLYPHSSSSTTPCTYPSPQSNTTHNLFFDSGPYSQAADKDYRYFQGMREGADERAFFPEASGNVKSLNDAYYTPLTMSSSKGYSKLEYQSLTDDSKQQQEQQQEQHCFVMGTDFKSAKPTKGDGEREREAQKPQQYHFFTDWPLKNRDSWLDLEEDPSTHASFSTTQLSISLPMSSQDFLASNSRVHTAG, encoded by the exons ATGATGAACGCAAGGAATAGGTCCCCTTTCACAGCAGCTCAGTGGCAAGAGCTCGAACACCAGGCTCTCATCTTCAAATACATGGAGTCAGGAGCTCCCGTCCCCCCTGATCTCATCTACCCTTCCAAGAGAAGCCTAACTTTGGACTCTTCAATGTCTTCCAGGCTATTCCCTCACCAACCCA TTGGGTGGGGCTGTTTTCAGATGGGTTTCGGCAGGAAAACAGACCCAGAGCCAGGGAGGTGCAGAAGAACAGATGGGAAGAAATGGAGGTGCTCCAAGGAAGCATTCCCAGACTCAAAGTACTGCGAGAGGCACATGCACAGGGGCAAAAATCGCTCAAGAAAGCCTGTAGAAGTTATGTCAACAACCAATAACCCTTTATCAATATCCATCTCATCATTCAACAGTAACATCTGCTCTTCCACCCCCACGCCCACTCCCAACCCTAACCCGCCTCCTTATTCTCTCTCCTCACTTTCTTCATCATCAATGGCTTCTGCAGAAACCCAACATTTCCATCACCACCCTAATTACCAAAACCCGCCAGATCTTTACCCATTTCTGTATCCTCATTCATCATCTTCTACAACCCCATGCACTTATCCATCACCTCAATCTAATACTACCCACAACCTGTTTTTTGACTCCGGGCCCTACTCCCAGGCAGCTGATAAGGATTACAG GTATTTTCAGGGAATGAGGGAGGGCGCGGATGAGAGAGCCTTCTTCCCAGAAGCCTCGGGAAATGTGAAAAGCCTAAATGATGCATACTACACGCCATTGACAATGAGTTCCTCTAAGGGCTACTCCAAGTTAGAGTACCAAAGCCTCACTGATGACTCCAAACAGCAGCAGGAGCAGCAGCAAGAGCAGCATTGTTTTGTTATGGGTACGGATTTCAAATCAGCGAAACCAACGAAGGGAGATggggaaagagaaagagaagcCCAGAAGCCGCAACAGTACCACTTCTTCACAGACTGGCCGCTGAAGAACAGAGACTCCTGGCTTGATCTTGAGGAGGACCCCTCCACCCACGCGTCATTCTCCACAACCCAGCTGTCCATTTCCCTTCCAATGTCCTCACAAGACTTCCTTGCCTCCAATTCCAGAGTCCACACTG CTGGATGA
- the LOC131164138 gene encoding growth-regulating factor 5-like isoform X1, whose translation MMNARNRSPFTAAQWQELEHQALIFKYMESGAPVPPDLIYPSKRSLTLDSSMSSRLFPHQPIGWGCFQMGFGRKTDPEPGRCRRTDGKKWRCSKEAFPDSKYCERHMHRGKNRSRKPVEVMSTTNNPLSISISSFNSNICSSTPTPTPNPNPPPYSLSSLSSSSMASAETQHFHHHPNYQNPPDLYPFLYPHSSSSTTPCTYPSPQSNTTHNLFFDSGPYSQAADKDYRYFQGMREGADERAFFPEASGNVKSLNDAYYTPLTMSSSKGYSKLEYQSLTDDSKQQQEQQQEQHCFVMGTDFKSAKPTKGDGEREREAQKPQQYHFFTDWPLKNRDSWLDLEEDPSTHASFSTTQLSISLPMSSQDFLASNSRVHTGNRNVSDQRLLDIDCFGCSNYLCSLSFFFL comes from the exons ATGATGAACGCAAGGAATAGGTCCCCTTTCACAGCAGCTCAGTGGCAAGAGCTCGAACACCAGGCTCTCATCTTCAAATACATGGAGTCAGGAGCTCCCGTCCCCCCTGATCTCATCTACCCTTCCAAGAGAAGCCTAACTTTGGACTCTTCAATGTCTTCCAGGCTATTCCCTCACCAACCCA TTGGGTGGGGCTGTTTTCAGATGGGTTTCGGCAGGAAAACAGACCCAGAGCCAGGGAGGTGCAGAAGAACAGATGGGAAGAAATGGAGGTGCTCCAAGGAAGCATTCCCAGACTCAAAGTACTGCGAGAGGCACATGCACAGGGGCAAAAATCGCTCAAGAAAGCCTGTAGAAGTTATGTCAACAACCAATAACCCTTTATCAATATCCATCTCATCATTCAACAGTAACATCTGCTCTTCCACCCCCACGCCCACTCCCAACCCTAACCCGCCTCCTTATTCTCTCTCCTCACTTTCTTCATCATCAATGGCTTCTGCAGAAACCCAACATTTCCATCACCACCCTAATTACCAAAACCCGCCAGATCTTTACCCATTTCTGTATCCTCATTCATCATCTTCTACAACCCCATGCACTTATCCATCACCTCAATCTAATACTACCCACAACCTGTTTTTTGACTCCGGGCCCTACTCCCAGGCAGCTGATAAGGATTACAG GTATTTTCAGGGAATGAGGGAGGGCGCGGATGAGAGAGCCTTCTTCCCAGAAGCCTCGGGAAATGTGAAAAGCCTAAATGATGCATACTACACGCCATTGACAATGAGTTCCTCTAAGGGCTACTCCAAGTTAGAGTACCAAAGCCTCACTGATGACTCCAAACAGCAGCAGGAGCAGCAGCAAGAGCAGCATTGTTTTGTTATGGGTACGGATTTCAAATCAGCGAAACCAACGAAGGGAGATggggaaagagaaagagaagcCCAGAAGCCGCAACAGTACCACTTCTTCACAGACTGGCCGCTGAAGAACAGAGACTCCTGGCTTGATCTTGAGGAGGACCCCTCCACCCACGCGTCATTCTCCACAACCCAGCTGTCCATTTCCCTTCCAATGTCCTCACAAGACTTCCTTGCCTCCAATTCCAGAGTCCACACTGGTAATCGAAACGTCTCAGATCAAAGACTTCTGGATATTGATTGTTTTGGGTGCTCTAACTATTTatgttctctctcttttttttttttataa